Genomic window (Nymphaea colorata isolate Beijing-Zhang1983 chromosome 1, ASM883128v2, whole genome shotgun sequence):
ACATCTTAAAGGACCATGTTAGGACCCTTTTTTCATCAAAAGCTCGATGCTTTTTCATGGTAAAAACATACAGGCACGGCAAAATAAACTCTTTTAGCTTTCAAATTTCTTCTGTTAGAAGAATGATATCTCTCAAGGCCGTCGGAGTATCTTGGACTCCGTTCCTTGCTGCTATGTTTAACCAACGATCGTGGGATTGGATTGATCGTTGTCTTCATTCTCTGATTTCTGAGAGTTTGAGTGTCTTTTTCGCCTCTTAAAGATATTGTTTCTTGGTGTTGAAGGAAAATTGCATGACTTTTATATAGTCAAGTTTTTATCAAGTGCCAGGCCTTTCGAACTGTGATTGGCATATGAAAAATTGAGTTAATTAAGTAATCCCTGTGGTCttaattatattaatatatgaaGCAATGGTggagttaaaaagaaaattggctGAAGGGGTGctcgtttaaaaatactcatagcTGGTTatacacttatatatatatatgtctatttaaaaataaaaaatttttaagaggctGGTGTGAGTAATTCACCATGTAGCTCCTCCTCTATTGATATGAAGATCTACTATATGAAGATGACGTAGGCGCTTAGCTTTTCAATGAAGGTTTAGGATGAAACTCTGTGGCAGAGAAGAGTCGAAGataactctctctttctctctctagaaactTAATTTAAAAAGGAACGAGCAGGGACCGGATATGTAAACCTTGGACGCCGTTTTTTCAAGGACACGAAACTTGTTTCATAGGTTCTTCaggcataaaaaattaaaaaatgttctGAAGGTTGGGGTCCTTGAAAAGATGTTGCTAGTTGAAATATCaatgttttaataataaagTATTGAAGCAATACTAACCAAAATCATTcgaaatatataaatacatatactGCAAGAAGTTCCCAATACGCGTTTACTTAAAGAGAGGGAAGGGAAGAACAGATTAAGACCAAATTAACAAAGTGTGGAAGGGGAATAAGGTCGCGGACTCCTTGCATCCTTACTCCGGTCCCTCCATCCTCTTCTCAAAATACATagaaaaaacaagtgaaaccTACAGCCCGTGCCTCTTGTGTTCATTTACGTAGCCCACGTGGTTGCTACttttcatcaataaatgtaTGAAAATAATCAAAGTGTTGAAATTTTCGTGCTTTTAATAGCTTTTCACAAGGCATTAAATGTTCGAAAAGTAGCTTAACGATTAAAAATAAACTGCTGGAGTGAAAAAAATTTGCGGATTAGTCTCCCTGGCGGCAATGCTACTTTTGAACATCAGCTTTTTCTCGTTGATTTTTGAACataaaatgttgttttcttgaagaaaatgtATGATTAAAAGTGCCAGAGTTCTCCCTGGTGAGCTGGCGGGTCATAACTCATAAGTCCGCGGCCTGACCCGCGCCAATCTAGCGACCTCCACCAATTCCTGAAATACCCTCAGACCTGACACTGTAATACAAGCAGCCGTTTCTTAACTCGCTCGGACCCATCAGGTCACATccgtcaaaaaaaaaaagaaaaaagaaagtaatcTTGCATGAATTCGTTTTGGCTTCCCGCAATCTGCCTTTACTCGGGACGGGCGGCGGTGCGGGCCCCCAGAACTCCCTCCTCTACGTCGTTGACCGCTTGTTGTTTAAAATAGGACGACCGAGGACCTGGAGAGCTTACCCGCGAAGGCGAGTGGCGCGAGAAACCGAAGGCTGCCGGAGCAGCGGCGGCGTCGACAGCAAACTTCGGTGGTGCGGATTCGCGCCACCGAAAGAGCGGCCTTCAGAGCGGGGCGACGCCTGCCGAGGGTGCTGACCGGATGACCCACCGGACTGGAGACGGTTTTCACGCCTGAGCCTCATCTGTTTGCCCCTTGACGTAAAAATGATGATCAAGAGAGAGGACGGGAAGAAGGGGGAGAGGAAGGGTCGGTTCTTCGCCTGCTTCAGGCCGCACGCGGACGCCACGGATCCACCTGCGCGGAAGGACACAGGTTCGGAGTCCGTCCTGGCGCTGATTGCCGTGTCGAAGAAGGAGCTCATCCCGGTGATCGTCGAGCCGAAAGCCAAGCAGAATATGGAGACTCTGTCGCTGAATTCCGAGTCGTCCAGACGAAAGAAGCCCTGCCGGTTTCTCGGACTCAAGAGGGCGATTTTTTGCAATGCAAAGGTGAGAACTCGCCGGAGTCAGGGTGATATCTTTCACATGTTTTCGATTCTTAAGCCCTGGGACGGCTGATTTCTGAATGTTCCTTGTTCTCAGGGAAGGATTTGTGACGGGAAAGTCCAGCAAGACCCCCGACGGTCTTCGGAAAGTGCGAAGATCTTCCTCGTTGAGCCAATTCCGCCTGTAAAACCGCAGGAACAGGAGCGGAAACTAGGTGGCTCGCCCATCCTGAAATCCGATTCAAACTGCCTgtctccatcgtcttctttttCCCCCTTCTCCACCTCAAGTTCTGTTTTAAGCAGGTCAAAAAAGTCGAACTCCATCTCGCGCCGGAAGACAGATTTTGCAACGGTTGCCTCTGGTTCTCGGCACGGGAAGCAGGCATCCTCTCCTCGATCCGAAAGCGGGAAAGCTCCAATTCCGGACGGGGAAAAAGGACCCGAGCCGGCGCTGGGTCCGATCATCGGACTATTCTGCTTTCTAGCATTCAGCCTCTCGGTGACGGTGATCTGGGGGCGGATCTACGCGATCTTGTTTACGTTGATCTGGTCGTGCTTCGTTGGCCGAAGGAGGGAGCTCAGCTCGCCTGAAAACATCAAACGACCGGAGAGTCCGATCGTTCCGCCGGAGCCAGACTCGATCGAGTACCGGAAACGCGTCATCATGGAAGGTATTTTGGAGAGGAGCCACCGCCACAGGGCTCCAAAGCGGGGCGGCTGAGTAACTCCATACACGCAGGAGATCCTTCTTGGAATCGGAGCCATGTCTCGGTAATTCCCCAAACTGCTAAAAACTTTTCGGAATTTACATTTACAtttacattttccatttttccttgtgaaaaagacaaaaacacaaaatcttttTTCTGGACGATAGCTGGCGTACATGGTGGATAACTGTCAAACTTCCCGTGTGGGGCCACCAATGGACACATTGACAGTCCATAGATATGTTATTTCTTGGAAGagaaaaaaccaacaaaaactGTAAAATAAACATAGCCCCTTAAATTTTACAATTAAAAGAATTTTGTAAATGTAACTTTACTGTCAATGTAACGAGAAAGCTGACATGTAATGAGAAAGCGATATTCCTCTCGTCATAATCCAAAACCATGGTAAATGCAACAAAAGTTAGAAGACTGCCTTTAAATTGTTAGAAAACTCTCCATGGCCGAAGATCCGTTTATTCGATTTTCAGATTGATATTAGTGCTATCAAACGTAGCGCTTTAAATGTTGCAAGTCTTAATTTTTACGTATCTATTTACATATCCTAATGAAATTGAACAATGGCAGATTTTCGATTTTCCATAGTTAATTAAAGGACTGACTGTTTACTTCATTGGTTGGTATTTAAATCTGTCTTGGCAGGTGACACGTCTGCTCTGCTGCCTTTGAAGATGGTGGAGGTAAATTAAAACGCATAGCATCAGAGAGAAGGGACCTGCCCGATCTCGTTTATTTCCTGTCGACACGGTACAAACTAAACTACAAAAAGAGATTATAACCACCAGCGAATTGCGGTGTGGTGGTTACTGGTTACTGCAATGAAGTGGGTTTCCTTTTTCTatgtaaatgtaaatggaaAGAGAGCTGAGTTAACCTTTAATTTGTTGTCCACTTGTGGTAGGACGTCATTCTTGCTTCCTTCTGTTCTCATTGAAATGTTACTAATCATTTGCGTTGGAGACGAGGGTCGGTCGTCGGTGACTCGGGGGAACGACTGCTATATTCATGATTGTGGCCTTATAATTCAAGAAGTATTCATTGCCATGGCCTCCCTTAATATGCCATAACAAGCGGTAGACTTTTGTAGATCAAGCAATCATAGGACATTCAAAGAAAGCAGGGGCCGCTATTTAATTTTCACAATGTTTGCCagggccaaattaaaaaatttaaatacattaaacaataaaaaaattattttattaaaaaaaatcaggagTGCCAATGGCCCCTGCCAGCCTCCTTTCTTTCAATTTAAATGTCACCACCTTTAACCACAACCAATTTTAACCAGGTGAAGTAGAATTTCTTGGACTTATGATTTGATAGAACAAGCAATTAACAATTTAATTATACCATATTCCTGTTGAAGCCTCTGTTATATTTCAACTTACATGTTAATAATCATCAAATGTAAATCTTGTTTTAAGAGCCTGAAATAAAGAACGATCAACTACACCCCCATCGAAAAATAGTTATTGTTTTAGGAGCTTGAAATAAAGATGGCTCAACTACAAATGATTGTTGAATTAGGAGTTTGAAATAAAGATCGATCAACTCCAAATGATTGTTGAATTAGGAGCTTGAAATAAAGATCGATCAACTACAAATGATTGTTGAATTAGGAGCTTGAAATAAAGATCGATCAACTACAAATGATTGTGGTTTTAGGAGCTTGAAATAAAGATCGATCAACTACAAATGATTGTTGAATTAGGAGTTTGAAATAAAGATCGATCAACTACAAATGATTGTTGAATTAGGAGCTTGAAATAAAGATCGATCAACTACAAATGATTGTTGAATTAGGAGCTTGAAATAAAGATCGATCAACTACAAATGATTGTGGTTTTAGGAGCTTGAAATAAAGATCGATCAACTACAAATGATTGTTATTTTAGGAGCTTGAAATAAAAATCGATCAACTACAAATGATTGTTGAATTAGGAGCTTGAAATAAAGATCGATCAACTACCCATGTCTGTTGGGCCGACCCCCATCGAAAAATAGTTAATTGTTTTAGGAGCTTGAAATAAAGATCGATCAACCACAAAAGGTTGTAGAATTAGGAGCTTGAAATAAAGATCGATCAACCACAAAAGGTTGTTGAATTAGGAGCTTGAAATAAAGATGATCAACTACAAATGATTGTTGTTTTAGGAGCTTGAAATAAAGATCGATCAACTACAAATGATTGTTGTTTTAGGAGCTTGAAATAAAGATCATCAACTACAAATGATTGTTGAATTAGGAGCTTGAAATAAAGATCAGTCAACTACAAATGATTGTTGAATTAGGAACTTGAAATAAAGATCGATCAACTAATTAGGAGCTTGAAATAAAGATCGATCAACTACCCATTGTCCGTCGGGCCGACCCCGCATCGAAGAAGGACTCGTGTTTGCATCCAAATTTTGGTTGGATGACCCGAATCGGGAATAGTGTGTGGGATTCGGATAATAAATGGACCCAGTTGTACCCGTGTCCGCCTGGTATAAATGGCTCGCAGCGTGCCGGTTATCGCTTTGGCCATTTCTTCCTAATCCTCCCCCGCTGGAACGATGGCTCTGAGACTGATCCTCCCGCCACAAAATCTCGCGCTAAGCTTTTTCAATTCTCCAAATGCCCTCCTGAGACGTCGCTCCCTCCTCCACTGCTCCTCCTCCGCCAGCTCATCTCTCTCTGAAACCCTAGGCCTGGATTTCAAGTACGGCCCCTCTCTTAGCAAAGGCAGCGAATTGCCGTTGGAGATGTTTGTTGTCGaagacgaagaggaagaagacggtggaggaggaggcgtCATAGACAAACGCCGGTTTGCCCGGGTCTTCGACGTCGCGGCTTTGAGGGTGCCCGCGGAGGATTGCTACGCTCTGGAGAGCCGCCTCAGAGGTCACCTTCTCAATTGGCCGCGGGTCCGTAACGTCGCTAGGGTTCCTGGAGATGAGATGGATGATGCTTTTCGGAAGCTCCTCTGGGATGGGAAGGTCGAAGGTGAGGAAGCTCTGAGTCGGAGAATGGGAGAGGAGTCGGAGGCAGCAGGGTTGAGTCCCATCCTGTACAGGGAGAAGCTGGTGAAAACGTTCA
Coding sequences:
- the LOC116249452 gene encoding uncharacterized protein LOC116249452 isoform X1, whose product is MMIKREDGKKGERKGRFFACFRPHADATDPPARKDTGSESVLALIAVSKKELIPVIVEPKAKQNMETLSLNSESSRRKKPCRFLGLKRAIFCNAKGRICDGKVQQDPRRSSESAKIFLVEPIPPVKPQEQERKLGGSPILKSDSNCLSPSSSFSPFSTSSSVLSRSKKSNSISRRKTDFATVASGSRHGKQASSPRSESGKAPIPDGEKGPEPALGPIIGLFCFLAFSLSVTVIWGRIYAILFTLIWSCFVGRRRELSSPENIKRPESPIVPPEPDSIEYRKRVIMEGILERSHRHRAPKRGG
- the LOC116249452 gene encoding uncharacterized protein LOC116249452 isoform X2 gives rise to the protein MMIKREDGKKGERKGRFFACFRPHADATDPPARKDTGSESVLALIAVSKKELIPVIVEPKAKQNMETLSLNSESSRRKKPCRFLGLKRAIFCNAKGRICDGKVQQDPRRSSESAKIFLVEPIPPVKPQEQERKLGQKSRTPSRAGRQILQRLPLVLGTGSRHPLLDPKAGKLQFRTGKKDPSRRWVRSSDYSAF